Proteins from one Nitrospirota bacterium genomic window:
- a CDS encoding tetratricopeptide repeat protein encodes MNKKYPLFFIFTILFIPVFFFYFASIVHAEEVDTIYEQTITKAVNKIENREYEEAIQDLRNILQSRSQDEEANLYLGIALSRTGNEDAEGVLKKALSLNPENPRTNLELGILYYKKALFDEAEDYFKTAITIAPDTEISASANEYLNSIKQKEKTKQWGLSISVGGQYDSNVILNAEDNPLPEGISQESDWKAVLYLKGIYNFVIGGKFNVLTGYNLYQNFYAKLSDFNTTSHLIKLEPTYRLSSIITFKGQYAFQHVSVGGDSYDYSHSFSPMLILSQGKGFSTIITYRYLKTHFMDTELFEENSDRTGFNNLVGITQEIPLGSSVRLQISYQYDKDSTSKDFWDYTGNKGLIGVQINLLHNLIINLSGEYYNKDYEGIYPSETIEREDDISTASFLIIKELSNIFSLTIGQFYTKNKSNIDIFDYDRAITSFFINMRF; translated from the coding sequence GTGAACAAAAAGTATCCTTTATTTTTTATTTTTACAATCCTTTTTATTCCAGTATTCTTCTTTTATTTTGCCTCAATAGTTCATGCAGAGGAAGTTGATACCATTTATGAACAAACAATTACTAAGGCTGTAAATAAGATAGAAAATCGTGAATATGAAGAAGCAATTCAAGATCTGAGAAATATCTTACAGTCAAGATCTCAAGATGAAGAGGCAAATTTATACCTCGGTATAGCACTCAGCCGGACAGGAAATGAAGATGCTGAGGGAGTTCTGAAAAAAGCACTTTCTTTAAATCCAGAAAATCCGCGAACAAATCTTGAGCTCGGGATACTATATTATAAAAAAGCACTTTTTGATGAGGCAGAAGACTACTTTAAAACTGCAATAACAATCGCGCCAGATACAGAAATATCAGCAAGTGCAAATGAATATCTAAATTCTATCAAACAAAAAGAAAAAACCAAACAATGGGGACTGAGCATATCTGTTGGTGGACAATATGATTCTAATGTTATTCTCAATGCAGAAGATAACCCACTACCTGAAGGAATTTCACAGGAATCAGACTGGAAAGCAGTATTATATCTCAAAGGTATTTATAATTTCGTTATTGGGGGAAAATTTAATGTTCTCACAGGATATAATCTATATCAAAATTTCTATGCCAAACTTTCTGATTTCAATACAACCAGCCATCTGATAAAGCTTGAACCTACTTACAGACTCTCATCAATTATAACATTTAAGGGTCAATATGCTTTTCAGCACGTAAGCGTCGGAGGTGATTCATACGATTATTCACATTCTTTTTCTCCAATGCTTATTTTATCTCAAGGTAAAGGATTCTCTACAATCATTACATATAGATACTTAAAGACACATTTCATGGATACAGAGTTATTTGAAGAAAATTCAGATAGGACTGGTTTCAATAATCTTGTTGGAATAACACAGGAAATTCCATTGGGAAGCTCGGTCAGGTTACAGATTAGTTACCAGTATGATAAAGATTCAACAAGTAAGGATTTCTGGGACTATACCGGTAATAAGGGTTTAATAGGTGTTCAGATTAATTTATTGCATAATCTTATTATAAATCTTTCGGGCGAATACTATAATAAAGATTACGAAGGAATCTATCCTTCTGAAACGATAGAGAGAGAAGATGATATCAGCACAGCATCTTTTTTAATTATAAAAGAATTATCCAATATATTTAGTTTGACAATAGGTCAATTTTATACAAAAAATAAATCAAATATCGATATATTTGATTATGATCGAGCTATAACAAGCTTTTTCATTAATATGAGGTTTTAA
- a CDS encoding CooT family nickel-binding protein, whose translation MCEANAYIYEDGKELLYLESVDIMRPEEGKIYLRSLFGEQKVFEGEIKEISLLNHKIVLKKK comes from the coding sequence ATGTGTGAAGCTAATGCCTATATATATGAAGATGGAAAAGAATTGCTTTACCTCGAAAGTGTAGACATTATGAGGCCTGAAGAAGGCAAAATATATTTGCGAAGCCTTTTCGGAGAACAGAAGGTTTTCGAGGGAGAAATAAAGGAAATATCACTCTTAAATCATAAAATTGTTCTTAAGAAAAAATAA
- a CDS encoding DUF3842 family protein, with protein MFRIAVIDGQGGGIGSLIVKRLKDEFGDEIEIFALGTNAAATSAMMKSRANKGATGENSIVRNANKFNIIIGPLSIVLANAMLGELTPKMAEAVASCDAKKILLPLNQEGIEIIGVDREPLPHMIEKIIETVRKDLGKEKENV; from the coding sequence GTGTTCAGAATAGCAGTTATTGACGGACAGGGTGGCGGAATCGGGAGTCTCATTGTAAAGAGGCTTAAAGATGAATTCGGTGATGAAATCGAGATTTTTGCTCTTGGGACTAATGCTGCTGCAACTTCAGCCATGATGAAGTCAAGAGCGAATAAAGGTGCTACAGGAGAAAATTCTATTGTAAGGAATGCAAATAAATTTAATATTATTATAGGTCCTTTGAGCATAGTCCTTGCAAATGCAATGTTAGGGGAATTGACACCAAAGATGGCAGAGGCAGTTGCATCATGCGACGCTAAAAAAATACTATTACCTCTGAATCAGGAAGGTATTGAAATTATAGGGGTCGACAGAGAGCCCCTTCCGCATATGATAGAGAAAATTATTGAGACAGTAAGAAAGGATCTTGGAAAGGAGAAAGAAAATGTGTGA